The nucleotide window gagagagagagagagagagcttagggCACTGGAACACACTCACATGCGTGCTAATTAGACGATGTGAAGTTTGAAAAAGTCAGTTAAAATCCGCCCCATCTATATAAACATATAAACCAGGCCTCCCATATCAATATTGGGAGATTTTTGGATTtcgatatttttttatatttttaattataaattaataactaattttaattttaaataacaCAAGTCATGAGGGATATCAAAAGACATTTTATATGAAGTTATGacattttagaaattcaaaaataTGCATGTTAATTATACAATGTGTGATTAAGATTTCAACTGCAAATGCCACTCCATCATTGATtctcttttagaaaaaaaaaaaacctataaccgactgactctctctctctctctccaaagcaGAAGTTCTTACTAAATTGCAGCATCTGCCAAAGTTATTTTGGCAAATAAAAAGCCACatgggatccaaaactcaagtaggctacaccataggaaacaattgagaTGGATagccaccattagttttgtgtaggccATACTGTGgcatttatatgccattcaatctATTTATTTGATGTGCTAATAATAAAAGAATTAGCAAAAAGTCTCATTATTCTTTAACCATAGTTGAGCTATACTACATAAATTCAAaaattgtaggtaaaagtttataAGTTGGCTCACTTGACAGCTGGATCAGCCTGAAATTTTGAATAAAGGCCAAACAAGATATAGCTTACTTGACAGATGGTATGGATTTTATGCACGCTTAGTCATTTAACTCATATTAGTGAAAGAAACTACCTAAAGTACCCAGGCGATGTACTAAAGTCTTTTCTAACTGTCCTTATCTCTTATCTTCCTTTATCTACGTATGCCATGCACcctaataaatataaaaatgaatTAGTATACTTTCAAAGGTTTTTGCGTTAAAATCAAAAGAATTTCACgatggaattacatttagaaCTTCTAAGATTTTGAATATCTCATGATATGATCATGGTAATATTTCATGACTTTcccacaaatatcatgaaaatttaaaattctcGGCATGATTTGACACAATGGTCCAGTGTGCAATTTTCCTATCACATGAGCCAAATCATTTTATTTTGCAAAGACATAAAATGTCATGAGGGGATGTAGGCGGAGCCCATGGATAggtgatccaggccgttgatctgGTGCCCATGGTAGATGAGGGATGCCCCCAAAATTATTTTGAGTTGAAGGATCCCGGCACACTCAGTGGCATGTTTCCAATCCGTGGCTTTTTGTCATCTTTTTGTTATTAACCATCTATTTTCCAGGACAGTGATCGAAACGGTTAGGATTATTGACTTCAATCCAAAGGTCCATGTTGTCCATCAGaataacggtccagatcactggaTCTGGATCCCACCTGTTGGCCAGGAGAGCGTATACAATTCTTCCAGAAAGAGAGAACGTTTCTGTTTGTCGCGATGAACCTGTGATATACTGCGACTAACCTCCGTACAAATTGCTTTCGTAGTTGAATCTGGATCGTCCAtatagtgggccatgctgctaaAAATATACCACTGTGCTAGTAAATGATACATACAAACAGCGTGGCCACCCGCTGTTTTGGAACCAAAATTTCCACGTGTATAAGATGAAAATGATATATAGATTCATATGAATATCTACAAACTAAAATTGAATTAAAAGAATACAAACAAAAAAACTAATATAACTCGTGTATCATAATCAATGGACCAAAGAAATCTTCCCACCCAAAACACCCGACATGATATTCGATTCATTCTCATCAGGAGTTAGGTTCAAGTCCAATGAGAAAATTCGCCTACTATTCGATCTCTTCACAACAGGTTGCACTTCAGAGAATCCCTCTATCGTATTTCTATGGCGCCTCATATGCCCACCTAAGGCCTGACCGATCGCGAACTCCAGTCCACATATAGAACACTCATGAACTTTAGGCTTTTGCAAGTTCTGCATCCGGCCATGATGATCGTCGAGGAGCCGCGGCTTCTTATGACTAGCACGATGACCCCCAAGAgcttgaaatgaagggaatt belongs to Magnolia sinica isolate HGM2019 chromosome 8, MsV1, whole genome shotgun sequence and includes:
- the LOC131252999 gene encoding zinc finger protein ZAT11-like, translated to MKHMRDDREMDMDGEMESIRTANFLMLLARGNETERESQPLSRVFECKTCNRQFPSFQALGGHRASHKKPRLLDDHHGRMQNLQKPKVHECSICGLEFAIGQALGGHMRRHRNTIEGFSEVQPVVKRSNSRRIFSLDLNLTPDENESNIMSGVLGGKISLVH